A portion of the Sulfurospirillum diekertiae genome contains these proteins:
- a CDS encoding MoaD/ThiS family protein has product MAKVEFLGPLGRPSIEVDISNLSELKTFFKDDKELQDWLAICAVALNDTLVCDLNIPLSKDDKISLLPPVCGG; this is encoded by the coding sequence GTGGCAAAAGTCGAATTTTTAGGACCTCTTGGTCGCCCCAGTATTGAAGTGGATATCTCAAATCTCAGTGAACTTAAAACCTTTTTTAAAGACGATAAAGAACTTCAAGATTGGCTTGCCATCTGTGCAGTTGCGCTAAACGATACGCTCGTTTGCGACCTCAATATCCCCCTCTCCAAAGACGACAAAATCTCACTTTTACCTCCTGTTTGCGGAGGTTGA
- a CDS encoding molybdopterin synthase catalytic subunit, translating to MLELHNGSLHVNTILADWYAKISDKNYGAFIPFVGIVRDEDGIEGLSFDIYEPILNSWFNAWQEKAKVQNAYLLMAHSRGDVPNHTSSYIAAVVSPKRKVALKMINDFVEDFKANAPIWKYDLVDGKRVYAKERSHVLSGAGLLKADA from the coding sequence ATGTTAGAACTTCACAATGGATCTTTACATGTAAACACTATTTTGGCAGATTGGTACGCCAAAATTAGCGATAAAAACTATGGTGCGTTCATTCCTTTTGTTGGTATTGTTCGTGATGAAGATGGTATCGAGGGATTGAGTTTTGATATTTACGAACCCATCTTAAACAGTTGGTTTAACGCGTGGCAGGAAAAAGCTAAAGTGCAAAATGCCTACCTTCTTATGGCACACTCGCGTGGTGATGTTCCTAACCATACTTCCAGTTATATCGCAGCGGTTGTTTCCCCTAAACGAAAGGTAGCTCTTAAGATGATCAATGATTTTGTCGAAGATTTTAAAGCCAATGCTCCGATTTGGAAGTATGATTTGGTGGATGGAAAGCGTGTGTATGCCAAAGAGCGTTCCCATGTGCTCAGTGGAGCAGGTCTCTTAAAGGCGGATGCATGA
- a CDS encoding iron-sulfur cluster assembly scaffold protein: protein MAKNSLIGGSIWEEYSQKVQDLMNHPQNMGELTEEDAKNMGGKLIIADFGAESCGDAVRLYWIVDEATEIIKAAKFKSFGCGTAIASSDTMAELCIGKTVSEAVKITNIDVEHAMRDTPDVPAVPPQKMHCSVMAYDVIKAAAASYKGVDAASFEDDIIVCECARVSLGTIKEVIKINDLKTVEEITNYTKAGAFCKSCIKPGGHEAREHYLVDILRDTRAEMEHDHLLAISNSKIEGSNTVDFDDLTIVKKFQAIESIIDENIRPMLVMDGGNLEILDIKEGDGGISDVYIRYLGACSGCASSSTGTLFAIEAVLQEKLSKNIRILPV from the coding sequence ATGGCAAAAAATAGTTTGATTGGCGGCTCCATCTGGGAGGAATACAGCCAAAAAGTACAAGATTTGATGAACCATCCACAAAATATGGGTGAGTTGACCGAAGAAGATGCAAAAAATATGGGTGGTAAGCTCATCATTGCTGATTTTGGTGCAGAGAGTTGTGGCGATGCCGTAAGACTTTACTGGATCGTTGATGAAGCAACCGAAATTATCAAGGCAGCTAAATTTAAAAGCTTTGGCTGTGGTACTGCGATCGCAAGCTCAGACACCATGGCAGAACTTTGTATCGGTAAAACGGTTTCTGAAGCGGTTAAAATTACCAATATTGATGTTGAACATGCAATGCGTGATACACCTGATGTTCCTGCGGTTCCACCTCAAAAAATGCACTGCTCCGTTATGGCATACGATGTTATCAAAGCAGCAGCAGCTTCGTATAAAGGCGTAGATGCCGCTTCATTTGAAGATGACATCATTGTGTGTGAATGTGCACGTGTGAGCCTTGGAACGATCAAAGAAGTGATTAAAATCAATGACCTTAAAACCGTTGAAGAGATTACCAACTACACCAAAGCAGGCGCGTTTTGTAAATCGTGTATCAAACCAGGCGGCCATGAGGCAAGAGAGCATTATTTGGTTGATATTTTAAGAGACACCAGAGCGGAGATGGAACATGACCATCTATTGGCTATCTCCAACTCCAAAATCGAAGGTAGCAATACGGTCGACTTTGATGATCTAACCATCGTTAAAAAATTCCAAGCGATTGAATCCATTATTGATGAAAACATTCGTCCAATGCTCGTTATGGATGGTGGTAACCTTGAAATCCTCGACATTAAAGAGGGTGATGGTGGCATCAGTGATGTTTATATCCGTTATCTTGGCGCATGTAGTGGCTGTGCAAGTAGCTCTACAGGCACGCTTTTTGCGATCGAAGCTGTCCTACAAGAGAAATTAAGTAAAAATATACGAATATTACCTGTCTGA
- a CDS encoding molybdopterin molybdotransferase MoeA: MSHSFPPFDETLKALENSIQTEIGIENIFIGDALGRFLAVDIVAPENNPTHATSSMDGYAIRFSDQQLGSLIISDFIPAGTETHGIVHKGECVKTFTGTLMSEGSDTLIPIENVDVKEGKIHITSAVSKGFAVRPVGENYKAGEVLIKKGTKIGFAEIGVMAEVGMVQVEVFMKPRIAILSTGNEILDFGEPKTSYAQIRSSNHVTVESILRQLGCETMRFKLIKDDRDVIEQQLRQALMWSDIVITTGGGSVGDFDYLQSILTDMKIENIIDGSYMKPGRHIRVVKTGHKYIYALPGFPYSASVCTFLFIAPLLRKLRAQTFALPTIKAFMGELYKKRSKFVEFTACNLRFTEGQLIVDLHGKKEGSSAILNNLLDNPVLLRVEKDVQKIEKGEMVDVVLLDL; encoded by the coding sequence ATGAGTCACTCATTTCCTCCTTTTGATGAGACGCTTAAGGCGCTTGAAAATTCTATTCAAACCGAAATTGGCATTGAAAATATTTTTATAGGCGATGCTCTGGGTCGTTTTCTTGCCGTTGATATCGTAGCTCCTGAAAACAATCCAACCCATGCCACTTCTTCGATGGATGGGTATGCCATCCGTTTTAGCGACCAACAACTAGGCTCTCTTATTATTAGTGATTTCATACCTGCGGGGACTGAAACGCATGGTATCGTACACAAAGGGGAATGTGTCAAAACCTTTACAGGTACGTTGATGAGCGAAGGCAGTGATACACTTATTCCCATCGAAAATGTGGACGTAAAAGAGGGTAAGATTCACATTACCTCCGCTGTTTCCAAAGGCTTTGCGGTTCGTCCTGTGGGAGAGAACTATAAAGCGGGTGAGGTGCTCATCAAAAAAGGCACGAAGATCGGTTTTGCGGAGATTGGTGTGATGGCAGAAGTGGGTATGGTTCAAGTTGAGGTCTTTATGAAGCCTCGCATTGCCATTCTTTCCACGGGCAATGAAATCTTGGACTTTGGCGAGCCTAAAACTTCTTATGCACAGATTCGCAGTTCAAACCACGTCACGGTTGAGAGCATCTTGCGCCAACTCGGCTGCGAAACCATGCGTTTTAAGCTCATTAAAGATGATCGTGATGTCATTGAGCAACAACTTCGTCAAGCCCTGATGTGGAGTGACATCGTCATTACCACAGGTGGTGGAAGTGTTGGGGATTTTGACTACTTGCAGAGCATTCTTACCGATATGAAAATCGAAAACATCATTGATGGGTCGTACATGAAACCAGGTCGTCACATTCGTGTCGTCAAAACCGGTCACAAGTACATCTACGCGCTCCCAGGCTTTCCGTACAGCGCATCAGTCTGTACCTTTTTGTTCATCGCTCCCTTGCTTCGCAAACTGCGTGCACAAACCTTTGCCTTACCAACGATTAAAGCCTTTATGGGCGAACTCTATAAAAAGCGCTCCAAATTTGTGGAATTTACCGCTTGTAATCTTCGCTTTACTGAGGGTCAGCTCATCGTTGACTTGCACGGTAAAAAAGAAGGCAGTAGCGCCATTCTCAACAATCTTTTAGACAATCCCGTTCTTCTTCGTGTCGAAAAAGATGTTCAAAAAATTGAAAAAGGTGAGATGGTTGACGTGGTATTGCTAGACTTGTAA
- a CDS encoding CPXCG motif-containing cysteine-rich protein — MNNTLFDKTITCPYCWESFSIYIEPSSEVGESYIEDCYVCCRPIEIYVASKSDDFIEIRVSRIEGNEF; from the coding sequence ATGAATAATACCCTCTTTGACAAAACCATCACCTGCCCTTATTGTTGGGAGAGTTTTTCGATTTATATTGAACCTAGTAGCGAAGTAGGGGAGAGTTATATTGAAGACTGTTATGTCTGCTGTCGTCCCATTGAAATTTACGTCGCATCGAAGAGTGATGATTTTATAGAGATTCGAGTTAGCCGTATCGAAGGCAATGAGTTTTAA